One Electrophorus electricus isolate fEleEle1 chromosome 10, fEleEle1.pri, whole genome shotgun sequence genomic region harbors:
- the LOC113574757 gene encoding mitochondrial assembly of ribosomal large subunit protein 1-like isoform X2, giving the protein MNTIHCSKCVFSNVLNQAFLRRRNAFHGGLHWKVTNMQSLGFPHKNAHRSNNLSLYKKLHFPEQNSWFCTNGSNTSVSDPYFTTSAYTRPKQQHKNAVDMCVIRVPKELKYAEHFIVVSGSSTRHLKAMALYAIKVYKFMKRDCDPNALIEGRDAEDWMCIDFGAIVVHFMLPETREVYELEKLWTLRSYDEQLRDIPPQMFPADFIFDAETK; this is encoded by the exons ATGAATACGATCCACTgctcaaaatgtgttttttcaaaTGTCTTAAATCAGGCCTTTTTAAGAAGGAGGAATGCTTTCCATGGAGGGTTGCACTGGAAGGTTACGAATATGCAAAGTTTAGGTTTTCCACATAAAAACGCACATCGTTCTAACAACCTTTCCTTGTACAAAAAGCTTCACTTTCCAGAACAAAACAGTTGGTTTTGCACTAACGGCAGCAATACGTCTGTCAGTGATCCCTACTTTACAACGTCTGCATACACAAGACctaaacagcagcaca AGAATGCTGTAGACATGTGCGTGATCCGTGTGCCGAAAGAGCTCAAATACGCGGAGCATTTCATCGTCGTCAGTGGTTCATCAACGAGGCATCTCAAGGCTATGGCTCTGTATGCCATCAAAGTG TACAAGTTTATGAAAAGAGACTGTGATCCGAACGCGCTCATAGAGGGCAGGGATGCTGAGGACTGGATGTGCATCGACTTTG GTGCTATTGTAGTGCACTTCATGCTGCCCGAGACCAGAGAAGTCTACGAGCTGGAGAAACTCTGGACCCTGCGGTCTTATGATGAACAGCTGAGGGACATTCCTCCACAAATGTTCCCTGCTGACTTCATCTTTGATGCTGAAACCAAGTAA
- the LOC113574757 gene encoding mitochondrial assembly of ribosomal large subunit protein 1-like isoform X1, with product MNTIHCSKCVFSNVLNQAFLRRRNAFHGGLHWKVTNMQSLGFPHKNAHRSNNLSLYKKLHFPEQNSWFCTNGSNTSVSDPYFTTSAYTRPKQQHSRDVFNIDVLVSLLRQENAVDMCVIRVPKELKYAEHFIVVSGSSTRHLKAMALYAIKVYKFMKRDCDPNALIEGRDAEDWMCIDFGAIVVHFMLPETREVYELEKLWTLRSYDEQLRDIPPQMFPADFIFDAETK from the exons ATGAATACGATCCACTgctcaaaatgtgttttttcaaaTGTCTTAAATCAGGCCTTTTTAAGAAGGAGGAATGCTTTCCATGGAGGGTTGCACTGGAAGGTTACGAATATGCAAAGTTTAGGTTTTCCACATAAAAACGCACATCGTTCTAACAACCTTTCCTTGTACAAAAAGCTTCACTTTCCAGAACAAAACAGTTGGTTTTGCACTAACGGCAGCAATACGTCTGTCAGTGATCCCTACTTTACAACGTCTGCATACACAAGACctaaacagcagcaca GTCGGGACGTTTTTAACATTGACGTGCTGGTGTCTCTTCTTCGGCAAGAGAATGCTGTAGACATGTGCGTGATCCGTGTGCCGAAAGAGCTCAAATACGCGGAGCATTTCATCGTCGTCAGTGGTTCATCAACGAGGCATCTCAAGGCTATGGCTCTGTATGCCATCAAAGTG TACAAGTTTATGAAAAGAGACTGTGATCCGAACGCGCTCATAGAGGGCAGGGATGCTGAGGACTGGATGTGCATCGACTTTG GTGCTATTGTAGTGCACTTCATGCTGCCCGAGACCAGAGAAGTCTACGAGCTGGAGAAACTCTGGACCCTGCGGTCTTATGATGAACAGCTGAGGGACATTCCTCCACAAATGTTCCCTGCTGACTTCATCTTTGATGCTGAAACCAAGTAA
- the LOC113574782 gene encoding KH homology domain-containing protein 4, which yields MSFGATQSGGRRSKWDQAGPGSVGEGGAAPTGALDAAAAVAAKINAMLVAKGKLKPSQIAAPGPVEKGVGAGGKPMPVAKAKDDLVVAEVEINDVPLTCRNLLTRGQTQDEISRVSGAAVSTRGRYMTSEEKAKALPSDRPLYLHVQGQTRELVDKAVNRIKELITNGVVKAATSSSTSYSGATVTVYHHPGPPPPTLPPAGHKPHFTGGMHYVQDKLFVGLEHALQGFSVKERVEGPGCTYLQHIQAETGAKVFLRGRGSGCLEPASGREAYEPMYIYVSHPKPEGLAAAKTLCENLLQTVHAEYSRYLSQMSTVMPTQGFVPPAVNGMPPQTTYCPSTGFQASYPPPVPPPYSLPPPTVPPGTPTSILPPSAQYPIAPAPANLPQTLPPAGFPSVAPPLKPAAPLPAPQKRRFTEETPDETDSGLLGYQHGPIHMTNLGAGFALGSPESSGPSPAVPCVTSQDRDSRQLMPPPALPVNGVRVLRSEERKGVAPSLELPVKRLKTGLVSYAGDSSDEEEDQNSQKVCGSGNMDPGSPPSGWPSGAHRGPTATTTRPKTQPQQPMPFWMAP from the exons atgtcatTTGGTGCAACCCAGAGCGGCGG TCGTCGGAGTAAATGGGACCAGGCAGGCCCAGGGTCTGTGGGCGAGGGGGGCGCTGCCCCCACAGGTGCCCTAGATGCTGCCGCTGCTGTAGCTGCCAAGATCAACGCCATGTTGGTGGCCAAGGGCAAGCTAAAGCCCTCCCAGATTGCTGCACCTGGACCTGTGGAGAAG GGTGTAGGGGCTGGTGGGAAACCCATGCCAGTAGCAAAAGCTAAGGATGATCTAGTGGTGGCAGAGGTGGAGATAAATGATGTTCCACTCACCTGTCGGAACCTCTTGACACGTGGACAAACTCAGGATGAG atcagCAGGGTGAGTGGTGCAGCTgtgtccactagagggcgatACATGACATCAGAGGAGAAAGCCAAAGCATTGCCTAG TGATCGGCCTCTCTATCTCCATGTTCAAGGGCAAACTAGGGAACTCGTTGACA AAGCAGTGAACAGGATAAAGGAACTCATCACTAATGGGGTAGTAAAGGCTGCCACAAGCTCCAGCACATCCTACAGTGGTGCCACAGTCACTGTATACCACCACCCTGGCCCTCCTCCCCcaacactgccccctgcaggacaCAAACCACACTTCACTGGTGGG ATGCACTATGTGCAGGATAAGCTCTTTGTAGGGTTAGAGCATGCTCTCCAGGGTTTCTCAGTGAAGGAGCGTGTGGAGGGTCCAGGTTGCACCTACCTGCAGCACATCCAGGCTGAGACAGGAGCCAAGGTCTTCCTCCGGGGCCGAGGCTCTGGGTGTCTGGAGCCTGCCTCTGGGAGAGAAGCTTATGAGCCCATGTACATCTACGTCAG TCACCCCAAACCAGAGGGACTTGCTGCAGCCAAAACACTGTGTGAAAACCTCCTGCAGACA GTGCATGCAGAGTACTCTCGCTACCTGAGCCAGATGAGTACAGTGATGCCCACACAAG GTTTCGTTCCACCTGCTGTGAATGGGATGCCTCCCCAGACAACGTACTGCCCATCCACAGGTTTTCAGGCCTCCTACCCTCCCCCTGTgccccctccctactcactgcCCCCCCCAACTGTGCCACCAGGCACTCCAACATCAATTCTGCCCCCTAGTGCCCAATACCCCATTGCACCTGCACCAGCTAACTTACCACAG ACACTCCCTCCTGCAGGATTCCCATCTGTTGCCCCGCCCCTCAAACCTGCAGCCCCGCTCCCTGCCCCTCAGAAACGGCGGTTCACTGAAGAGACGCCTGACGAGACAGACAGCGGCCTGCTTGGATACCAG CATGGACCCATTCATATGACTAATTTAGGTGCAGGCTTTGCCCTGGGCAGCCCAGAATCTTCAGGACCTTCACCTGCTGTTCCCTGTGTGACTTCCCAGGATAGGGACAG TAGGCAGCTGATGCCGCCCCCTGCCCTGCCGGTAAACGGAGTGAGAGTGctgaggagtgaggagaggaagggtgtgGCACCCTCTCTGG agcTGCCAGTGAAGCGCTTGAAGACGGGGCTGGTATCATATGCTGGAGATTCCtctgatgaagaggaagatcAAAATTCCCAGAAAGTTTGTGGGTCAGGTAATATGGACCCTGGCTCTCCCCCTTCAGGGTGGCCTTCTGGAGCACATCGAGGCCCGACAGCTACTACCACACGCCCCAAAACACAACCACAACAGCCTATGCCTTTTTGGATGGCACCATAA
- the zbtb7b gene encoding zinc finger and BTB domain-containing protein 7B isoform X2 — MSPGEDGLIGIPFPEHSSELLSRLNAQRRSGLLCDLTLTSRGARYPTHRSVMAAVSLYFRRLFGAEEGVEGGEGGEGVGGSCSVCQLDCVSPDALDALLEFAYTATLTIRSSGMREVLEGAQLLGIQCVADACRHILGEAAEETPSPAEDARRATSRRKQDRRNVAKTASPMRPAWGDTRSDIKQHTPEYDLPPTPDPNPTPEREEQPLPAAGQNGAVRSSHQGAVLNGSAHWPLVMRTPVPQPPEDLPSEDEESRGQGPVASHHTPPQAEMAVGRAVEGGVRKRKSQTPQQCPVCQKIIHGAGKLPRHMRTHTGEKPFQCTACGVRFTRNDKLKIHMRKHTGERPYPCTSCPARFLHSYDLKNHLSLHSGDRPYECPLCHKAFAREDHLQRHRKGHSCLEPRRPRRGPEAHVSPPADPPLCLHQPSAPSSSSASQFPFQQGPVGSGGATHGASLLGPGGMNYPSLLWRAAQSRRGAGHTLFTQPQWEEEEEDEENGEEEES; from the exons ATGTCTCCAGGAGAGGACGGTCTAATTGGTATCCCCTTCCCggagcacagcagtgagctCCTGTCTCGTCTCAATGCCCAGCGTCGCTCGGGCCTTCTATGTGACCTCACGCTTACCTCCCGGGGAGCCCGTTACCCCACCCATCGCTCCGTCATGGCAGCCGTTAGCCTGTACTTCCGGCGGCTTTTTGGGGCAGAGGAAGGcgtggagggtggagagggcggagagggtgtgggtgggagCTGCAGCGTGTGCCAGCTGGACTGTGTGTCCCCAGACGCACTAGACGCTCTGCTGGAGTTCGCCTACACGGCCACACTGACCATCCGCAGCTCTGGCATGCGGGAGGTGCTGGAGGGCGCCCAGCTGCTTGGCATCCAGTGTGTAGCTGATGCCTGCCGCCACATTCTGGGCGAGGCAGCTGAGGAAACGCCAAGCCCGGCTGAGGATGCCCGGCGGGCCACGTCACGCAGGAAACAGGACCGTCGCAATGTAGCAAAGACAGCCTCGCCCATGCGGCCGGCCTGGGGGGACACGCGGTCTGACATCAAACAGCACACACCTGAGTACGACCTGCCACCTAcacctgaccctaaccctacacctgAGCGTGAGGAACAGCCCCTACCAGCTGCAGGGCAGAATGGAGCTGTGAGAAGcagccaccagggggcagtgcTGAACGGCAGTGCACACTGGCCTCTGGTGATGAGAACACCAGTACCACAACCACCTGAAGACCTTCCTTCAGAGGATGAGGAGTCCAGAGGGCAGGGGCCAGTTGCatctcaccacacccctccacaGGCTGAAATGGCAGTAGGTAGAGCTGTAGAGGGTGGTGTTAGAAAGAGGAAGTCTCAGACACCTCAGCAGTGTCCTGTCTGTCAGAAAATTATCCATGGTGCAGGAAAGCTTCCCCGCCACATGAGGACACATACAGGAGAGAAGCCCTTCCAGTGCACTGCGTGCGGTGTGCGCTTCACACG GAATGACAAATTAAAGATCCACATGCGTAAACACACGGGCGAGCGCCCATACCCCTGCACCAGCTGCCCCGCCCGCTTCCTGCATTCCTACGACTTGAAGAACCACCTGTCCCTGCACAGTGGCGACCGTCCCTATGAGTGTCCCCTCTGCCACAAGGCCTTCGCACGTGAGGATCACCTGCAGCGCCACCGTAAGGGCCACAGCTGCCTGGAGCCACGCAGACCACGGCGGGGGCCTGAGGCACATGTCTCCCCTCCGGCTGATCCTCCGCTCTGCCTGCACCAGCCTTCAGCACCTTCATCATCCTCAGCTTCCCAGTTCCCGTTTCAGCAGGGCCCAGTGGGCTCTGGAGGGGCCACACACGGAGCCTCCCTGCTGGGCCCAGGGGGCATGAACTACCCCAGCCTCCTTTGGAGAGCTGCACAGAGCCGCAGGGGTGCTGGCCACACTCTGTTCACACAGCCACAgtgggaagaggaagaggaagatgaggaaaaCGGAGAAGAGGAGGAATCATAG
- the zbtb7b gene encoding zinc finger and BTB domain-containing protein 7B isoform X1 produces the protein MTHPPSGLQLTAPRFSMTGRMVAMSPGEDGLIGIPFPEHSSELLSRLNAQRRSGLLCDLTLTSRGARYPTHRSVMAAVSLYFRRLFGAEEGVEGGEGGEGVGGSCSVCQLDCVSPDALDALLEFAYTATLTIRSSGMREVLEGAQLLGIQCVADACRHILGEAAEETPSPAEDARRATSRRKQDRRNVAKTASPMRPAWGDTRSDIKQHTPEYDLPPTPDPNPTPEREEQPLPAAGQNGAVRSSHQGAVLNGSAHWPLVMRTPVPQPPEDLPSEDEESRGQGPVASHHTPPQAEMAVGRAVEGGVRKRKSQTPQQCPVCQKIIHGAGKLPRHMRTHTGEKPFQCTACGVRFTRNDKLKIHMRKHTGERPYPCTSCPARFLHSYDLKNHLSLHSGDRPYECPLCHKAFAREDHLQRHRKGHSCLEPRRPRRGPEAHVSPPADPPLCLHQPSAPSSSSASQFPFQQGPVGSGGATHGASLLGPGGMNYPSLLWRAAQSRRGAGHTLFTQPQWEEEEEDEENGEEEES, from the exons ATGACGCACCCTCCATCAGGTCTTCAGCTCACAGCACCACGGTTCTCCATGACTGGCAGAATG GTGGCAATGTCTCCAGGAGAGGACGGTCTAATTGGTATCCCCTTCCCggagcacagcagtgagctCCTGTCTCGTCTCAATGCCCAGCGTCGCTCGGGCCTTCTATGTGACCTCACGCTTACCTCCCGGGGAGCCCGTTACCCCACCCATCGCTCCGTCATGGCAGCCGTTAGCCTGTACTTCCGGCGGCTTTTTGGGGCAGAGGAAGGcgtggagggtggagagggcggagagggtgtgggtgggagCTGCAGCGTGTGCCAGCTGGACTGTGTGTCCCCAGACGCACTAGACGCTCTGCTGGAGTTCGCCTACACGGCCACACTGACCATCCGCAGCTCTGGCATGCGGGAGGTGCTGGAGGGCGCCCAGCTGCTTGGCATCCAGTGTGTAGCTGATGCCTGCCGCCACATTCTGGGCGAGGCAGCTGAGGAAACGCCAAGCCCGGCTGAGGATGCCCGGCGGGCCACGTCACGCAGGAAACAGGACCGTCGCAATGTAGCAAAGACAGCCTCGCCCATGCGGCCGGCCTGGGGGGACACGCGGTCTGACATCAAACAGCACACACCTGAGTACGACCTGCCACCTAcacctgaccctaaccctacacctgAGCGTGAGGAACAGCCCCTACCAGCTGCAGGGCAGAATGGAGCTGTGAGAAGcagccaccagggggcagtgcTGAACGGCAGTGCACACTGGCCTCTGGTGATGAGAACACCAGTACCACAACCACCTGAAGACCTTCCTTCAGAGGATGAGGAGTCCAGAGGGCAGGGGCCAGTTGCatctcaccacacccctccacaGGCTGAAATGGCAGTAGGTAGAGCTGTAGAGGGTGGTGTTAGAAAGAGGAAGTCTCAGACACCTCAGCAGTGTCCTGTCTGTCAGAAAATTATCCATGGTGCAGGAAAGCTTCCCCGCCACATGAGGACACATACAGGAGAGAAGCCCTTCCAGTGCACTGCGTGCGGTGTGCGCTTCACACG GAATGACAAATTAAAGATCCACATGCGTAAACACACGGGCGAGCGCCCATACCCCTGCACCAGCTGCCCCGCCCGCTTCCTGCATTCCTACGACTTGAAGAACCACCTGTCCCTGCACAGTGGCGACCGTCCCTATGAGTGTCCCCTCTGCCACAAGGCCTTCGCACGTGAGGATCACCTGCAGCGCCACCGTAAGGGCCACAGCTGCCTGGAGCCACGCAGACCACGGCGGGGGCCTGAGGCACATGTCTCCCCTCCGGCTGATCCTCCGCTCTGCCTGCACCAGCCTTCAGCACCTTCATCATCCTCAGCTTCCCAGTTCCCGTTTCAGCAGGGCCCAGTGGGCTCTGGAGGGGCCACACACGGAGCCTCCCTGCTGGGCCCAGGGGGCATGAACTACCCCAGCCTCCTTTGGAGAGCTGCACAGAGCCGCAGGGGTGCTGGCCACACTCTGTTCACACAGCCACAgtgggaagaggaagaggaagatgaggaaaaCGGAGAAGAGGAGGAATCATAG